DNA from Nocardioides yefusunii:
TCCCTCACCACCGTCGACGTTGACGAAGTCGACGCCCCGCTCACCCGAACGCATCCGGTCGACGAGGTCGTCCCAGAAGTCGAGGTTTCCGACGGCCGACTTGATCCCGACGGGCAGCCCGGTGGCGTCCGCGATCCGCTCCACGAAGTCGAGCATCTCGTCGATGTCACCGAACGCGGTGTGCCGCGACGGCGAGGCACAGTCCTGTCCCTCGGGGATGCCGCGCGTGGCGGCGATCTCGGGGCTCACCTTGGCGGCCGGGAGCATCCCGCCCAGTCCGGGTTTCGCGCCCTGGGACAGCTTGATCTCGATCGCCCGGACCGGGTTGGACGTCACCACGTCGACGAGCCGGTCGAGGTCGAACCGCCCGTCCTCGTCGCGGCACCCGAAGTAGGCCGTCCCGATCTGGAAGACGAGGTCGCCGCCCCTCTGGTGGTGCGGCGACAAGGCCCCCTCGCCGGTGTTGTGCAGGCAGTCGGCGAGCGCCGCGCCCTCGTTCAACGCTCGGATCGCTGCGCCCGACAGCGCCCCGAAACTCATCCCGGAGACGTTGACGACCGACGCCGGCCGGAAGGCGTGACGCCGTCCGCGGGCGGCCCCCATCACCTTCGCCACCGGGACCGGCACTCCTTCACGAGCGTGCGGTGCGGTGGAGGCCCCCGTCCCTGCGAACGTGCGGTGCTTGATGATCGGGTAGCCGACGTTGCGTTCGACGTCGTTGTCGGTGCCGAACCCGAAGTAGTTGTTCTCGCCCTTGGACGAGGCGTAGATCCAGCTGCGGTGGTCGCGGGAGAACGGCCGCTCCTCGTCGTTGGAGGTGACGATGTACTGCCGCAACTCCGGCCCGACCTTCTCCAGCAGATACCGGAAGTGCCCCACGACGGGGAAGTTGCGCAGGATCGCGTGCTGTTTCTGCACGAGGTCGTAGGCCGCGACCCCTCCCACTGCTGCCACCGAGATCCCGGCCATCCGCTTCAGTCTGCGTCCCATGCGACAGGTCTACCCGGATCACGGGCCGCGCGCACCCCTCTTCGCACCACCTCATGACGCGCAGCACTGCAACCGCGACGATGGTTTGCCCGCTCCGGTGGAAAGCCGCAAGGTGGGTCCATGAGCGAGACCACCACCCCTGACTTCTTCGAACGCGACGCCTGGGAGGAGCGCTACGCCGGTGACGGCCAGACCTGGAGCGGCAAGGTGAACCCGCAGTTGGCCGCCGAGGTCTCCACCCTCACCCCCGGCACCGCACTCGACATGGGCTGCGGCGAGGGCGCCGACGTCATCTGGCTCGCGACGCAGGGCTGGCAGGCCACCGGAGCGGACTTCTCCGCCGCCGGCCTGGCCCGCGCCGCCCGTGCTGCCGAAGGCGCCGGGGTCGCGGAGCGCTGCGACTGGCTGGAGACCGACGCCCGCACCTTCGACGCCTCCACGCTGGGCACTGGTCCCTTGGGCGATGGCGGACGTACCTGGGACCTCGTCACCAGCCACTTCCTGCACCCGGCCGCGGGCGGAATGTCGCACGTCCTGCCGCGTCTGGCTGCTGCTGTTGCACCGGGTGGGCACCTGCTCGTCGTCGGGCACGCCCCGATCGAGTCGTTCATCGCCCAGATGGACGAGGAGAAGCGCGCGGCGATGTTCTTCGCCGCCGACCTGGTGGAGTTCCTTCCTGAGGGCTTCGAGGTGGTGACGCTCGACCAGCGTCCCCGCACGGTGGTCCGCGAGGGTGCTGAGATGCAGCTCGAGGACTCGACGCTGCTGGCCCGACGCACCGCCTGAGGCCCGGCCGTGTCCCGACTCGTCGACCAGATCGCCCCTGACTGGCACGAGGCGCTGGTGCGTGTCCGCCCTGACCTCGACGAACTGCTCGCCGGCCTGGAGGCGTTCGTCGACGGCGAGATCTCCTCGGGCCGGGGTGTGCTCCCGGCCCGAGATCACCTGCTCCGGGCGTTCGCGCAGCCGTTGGCCCAGGTGAGGGTGTTGCTGATCGGGCAGGACCCGTACCCGACGCCCGGCCACGCGGTGGGACTGAGTTTCTCGACCGCGCCGGACGTACGTCCGTTGCCGCGTTCGCTGGTGAACGTCTTCACCGAGCGGGAGGCCGACCTCGGTGTCCCGCCCTCCGTCCACGGCGACCTGTCGGCGTGGGCAGACCAGGGTGTGCTGCTGCTCAACCGGGTCCTCAGCGTCGGCCCCGGGGAGGCCGGTTCGCACCGTCGTCGTGGCTGGGAGTCGCTGACTGACGCGGCGGTGGACGTCCTGGCTCGTCGTCACGCTGTGGGCGAGGGGCCCTGCGTAGCTCTGCTGTGGGGGCGCGACGCCCAAGCGGTGGCACCACGTCTGGGTGCGGTGCCGCGGGTGGAGTCGGCGCACCCGTCGCCGCTGTCGGCACGTCGGGGTTTCTTCGGGTCACGGCCGTTCAGTCAGGTGAACGCGCTGCTGGCCGAGCAGGGAGCCGATCCGGTGCACTGGTGACTCCACCACGCCACGACGAACGGGCTCTTCGGAGCCCGTTCGTCCGTTTTCCGACCTCGCTGCCCCAGACCGTGGGCAGGAGGACTGGAATATTATTTAAAGTTCAAACATTATGGGTGGCATGGAACGTATGCCTGCCCTGTACATCGGCCACGGAGCCCCGCCGCTGCTCGACGACCCGGTCTGGAGCGCGGAGCTCAAGCAGCTCGCCGGCTCACTCCCCTACCGCCCGAAGGCGATCCTGATCGTCTCCGCACACTGGGAGTCCGCACCGGTCACGCTCTCGGCCTCGCGCGCCGAGCTCGTCTACGACTTCGGCGGGTTCGCGCCGCACTACTACCAGATGCGTTACGACACCCCCGACGCCTCGGCCTTCGCGCAGCGGATCGCGCAGATGATGCCCGACGGCGAGACCGTCCACCAGCACCGCACTCGCGGCCTCGACCACGGCGCCTGGGTACCCCTCAAGATCATGTTCCCCGAGGCCGACATCCCGGTCCTGCAGATGTCGCTGCCCACCCACGACCCCGCCTCGCTGGTGGGCCTCGGCGCCCGCCTGCGCGAACTGCGCGACGAGGGCGTCCTCGTCATCGGCTCCGGCTTCCTCACCCACGGCCTGCCGTTCCTCAAGGAGTTCCGGATCGACGCGGAGGCGCCGGGGTGGAGCAAGGACTTCGACGCCTGGGCCGCTGAAGCGATCAGCAAGGGCGACGTCGACGAGCTCGCCGCCTACCGCTCCAAGGCGCCGGGCATGCCGTACGCCCACCCCACCGTCGAGCACTACACCCCGCTCTTCGTCGCCCTCGGCGCCGGCACGTCGGTGGACGCACCTGCGGAGCAGATCATCGACGGCTTCTGGATGGGCCTCTCGAAGCGTTCTCTCAAGATCGCCTGACCGCGTCCAGGACGGCCAACGAAGGCCTTCCTGAACACTGATCAGGTCCGCTCGGCGTGCCGTGTCGTTCCAGCACGGTCGCCGGGTGGACAATCCTGTGCGTGAAGATCCTGTCGATCCAGTCCCACGTCTCCTACGGCCATGTCGGCAACTCTGCTGCGGTCTTCCCGCTGCAGCGCCGCGGCCACGAGGTCTGGCCCGTCCTGACGGTCAACTACTCCAACCACACCGGCTACGGCGACTGGGGCGGCCCGATCATCGCCCCCGAGGACGTCCGCTCGGTGATCGACGGCATCGACGCCCGCGGCGGCCTCGCCCAGGTCGACGCGATCCTGTCCGGCTACCAGGGTGGTGCCGGCATCGCCGACGTCATCATCGACACCGTCGCCCGGGTCAAGGCGCTCAACCCCGACGCGATCTACGCCTGCGACCCGGTGATGGGCAACGCCAAGTCCGGGTGCTTCGTTCACCCCGACGTCCCGGTGATGATCCGCGAGCGCGTCATTCCCGTGGCCGACGTGATCACCCCCAACCAGTTCGAGCTCGGCTACCTCACCGGCACCGAGCCCCTGACGCTGTCGGACACCCTCGCCTCGGTCGACAAGGCGATCGCCATGGGTCCGCGCGTGGTCCTGGTGACCAGCGTCGAGCGTCCCGACCGCCCCGAGGGCACGATCGAGATGCTGGCCGCGACCGCCGACGAGGCGTGGATCGTCCAGACCCCGCACCTGCCGTTCAAGGCCAACGGTTCGGGCGACGTCACCGCGGCGCTCTTCACCGCGCACCTGCACGAGACCGGCTCGATCAAGCAGGCGCTCGAGGCGACGACGTCGTCGGTCTGGGACCTGCTCAAGAACACCATCGACTCCGGCGACCGCGAGCTGCAACTGGTCCAGTCCCAGGACGTCTTCGCGACGCCGAGGATGCAGTTCACCGCAGAGCGCGTGCGCTGATCCCAGCCTGCTCCACCGCTTCTCCTGACGGGCCGCCCGTGACCAGATGCGCGGAGTGCCGTCCCACCCCGGGGCGGCACTCCGCGCATCCGGCATTTCCCGTGCCCACCCCTATTCATCCTCCAAGAACGACAACAAAGGGTGAATACGTGAAACGAGATACCCGAATCTAGGGATCGCACTACTCTCAAATCCCCGCAAATTTTGGAGTAGTCATGTCCGGACTCGCTCAGCCCACGGGCCGCACCGCCAGGCGCCCCCTGATCACCACCGTCACCACACTCACCTCGTCCGCACTCGTCGTGGCACTCGCCGTGAGCGTGGGGCCGCTGCAGCAGGCGTCGAGCACCGATCCATCCCTCGCGGTGGTTCCGGTGGCAGCAGCCCAAGCCACCGGCTACGCCCGTGTCACCGAGCCCACCGCGTCGTTCTTCCCGAACCAGGCCGGCACGATCACCGGCGTGATCGGCTCGCCCAAGGTGCGCCCCATCGACCTGCAGGTCCTCACCCGCGGCAAGTGGGTCACCCGACACACCACGAAGACCACCACCAAGGGCACCTTCACCTTCAAGAACGTGAAGTTCGCCAGCACCGCCACTGTCCGCGTCGAGTCCAAGGCCGTGGACTTCATCGGCAACACCCCTGTCGCGGAGGTGAAGAAGTCGCTGACCAAGGCCGAACGCAACTTCAACGCTGCACAGGCCAAGGTGGACGCCGCCAAGAAGCGCACCCAGGCGGCACGCGACGCCCTCAAGAAGGCGCGCAAGAGCGGCAAGAAGTCCAAGATCAAGGACGCCACCGCGAAGCGGGACCAGCGTCTCGCGACCCAGAAGTCACTGGGCAAGAAGCGAGACGCAGCCCGCAAGGTCTTCCTGCAGGCTCGCGGGAAGTCGCGGATCAAGCCCGTCACCGCGAAGTGGTCGATCTCCCCCGCCGTCGACATTCTCGTCGAGAAGCAGCGCATGACGATCGGCGCCATCCCGCCGCTCGCCCAGGCCAGTCGCACGCCGGCAGCAGCGCCTGACCCCACCGGTGCTCTCGTCAACGTCCGGGTCGTCCCGGCTCGCGCCGGGCGCACCGTGACACTGCAGACGTACACCAACGGGGCTTGGGTCAACGGGCCTCGGCAGAGCACCGACTCCACCGGGAACGTGCTCTTCCCGACCACAGCAGGCCTGCGTCACCGGGCCGTCGTCTCGGCGGGCATGGGAGGCACCGCCGAGACCTCGACCGAGGTGACCACCAAGGTGCACCCGGTGCTGTTCGAGGACGAGTTCGACGGCACGTCTCTCGACGACGCGAAGTGGTCGTTCCAGCACCGTCCGCTGGGCAACGGTCTGCGCGGTTGCGCCATCACCGACGGCTCCAGTTCGAAGGTGTCCGGCGGCATCCTGAGCATGGGCGTCTCCAAGGACCCCCGGCGCACCCACGAGACCTGCTGGCACACCACACCGAAGGGCGAGAAGGTCGCCCTGCCCTACATGCGGAACACGCAGATCGACTCCCAGGACAAGTTCTCGTTCAAGTACGGTTTCGCCGCCGCCCGCATCCAGGCCCACTCCGCCCAGGGCATGCACTCCTCGTTCTGGTCACACCCCAACCAGGCGCTGACGCCGGGCCGCAACGACCTCGGCGTCGAGATCGACGTCATGGAGTACTTCGGTGACGACTTCCACCAGAAGGGCATCGGCACCTACACCCACAGCGCCCCGTTGAAGGGTGACGTGATCAAGACCGGTCAGGTCTACGGCGTCACCCAGCAGCTGCTGCTCCCCGGCTCGACGTCGTACTCCCAGCAGTACTCGGTCTACTCGATGGAGTGGACGCCGAAGGAGTACGTCTTCCGCATCGACGGACGCGAGTACCTGCGCAGCACCACCAACCTGTCGCACGCTCCGCAGTTCCTGGCCCTGTCGAACCTGACGTCCAACTGGGAACTGATGGACCTGAAGAACTACGGCGACACCGCCAAGGTCGACTGGGTCCGGGTCTTCAAGCCCTGACCTCGACGCACACCGACGCAGCAGCCCCCGACGCCAGGCGGTGTCGGGGGCTGCTGCGTGCTGGGCCGCGTGTCGGAATCGAACCGACGACATCCGTATTACAAGTACGGTGCTCTGCCAACTGAGCTAACGCGGCGCGCCACGTCCGCATCGGCGTGCGGGCGCGAGAGCATCCTAGGACGTCGCCACAGGAGACCATCTCTCGGGAAGCCCGTCGGAGTGTCGCTGGGCACTGCCACAGTGTGCGGATGAGCACGCCCGCTTCACGCCTGCACCGTCTGGGACGTCACGTTGCACACCACCGTCGTGGGTGGGTGGCAGCCTGGGCGGCCGTCGTCGTGCTGTCCTTCCTGGGCAGCACCGGGGTGGTGGGGACCTCGCTGTTCGACCGGCTCGAGACCGGCGACGTCGTGGCCCCCGGCGAGGCGATCGACGCCCGCACCCTGCTGCAGGACCTCGACACCGCCACCGTCCCGGTGCTGCTGCGCGTCGACGGCGCCGACGTCGACTCCCCCGCCCTGGCTGCAGCGGTGGCCGAGGTGGCCGCCACCGTCGGCGAGGTCGACGGGGTGAAGAGCGTCGTGAGCCCGATGACGACGCCCGGATGGCCGACGTCAGAGGTGTCCCAACTGCTGCTGGCCGAGGACCGCTCCGCGTTCCTGATCAGCGTCGATGCCGGCAACGCTGCCGGCAGCGACACCCAGAAACGTGCGGCGCAAGCGCTGCAGGAGGCAGGCGAGCGACTGCTCGCGCCCCTGGCCGACGACGTCGCGGTGGGCGGAACCGGGTTGCTGGTCGATGAGGTGATCGACCAGATGAAGCACGACCTCGTGGTCGGCGAGGGGCTGGCGCTCCCGTTGTCGCTGCTGCTGATGCTGGTGGTGTTCGGCGGGTTCGTGGCGGCCGGACTCCCGATCGTGGGAGCGATCTCGGTGATCGGCTGCTCGCTGGCCCTGCTGCTCGGGTTCTCGCACCTGATGGAGCTCGACGTGACGGTGGTCAACATCGTCACGGTGCTGGGCCTGGCGCTCTGCATCGACTACGGGCTGCTGCTGGTGAGCCGGTTCCGGGAGGAGCTGCACCGCATCGCGCCCGGAACCGCACCGACCGACCTGACCGACGCCCAGATCGAGGACGCCGTGGCCTCCGCCGTCGGCAACGCCGGAAGGACGGTGACGTTCTCGGCCGTCATCGTCGGGGTGTCGCTGTCAGGGTTGATGATCTTCGACGCTCCCCTGGTCCGGGCGATCGGTGCGGCCGGACTGGCCGTGGTGGCCGCGTCCCTGGCCGTCGCGCTGACTCTTGTTCCCGCACTGTGTGCCTTCGGTGGGCGGCGCCTCAGCCGCGCAGGGGGCACGGAGAAGGCGCCCGACGACGGCGTCTTCAGCCGGCTGGCCGCCTGGGTGCAGCGGCGTCCGGCGTTGACGACGGTGGTCAGCGTCGGTCTGCTGATCGTCCTCGCGCTCCCCGCGCTGGGGCTGCGGATCACGGCCTCCGGCACCGAACTCCTGCCGTCCGACTCCGCCCAACGCATCTTCTTCGAGGACCTCCAGGACGACTTCCCGGCGCTGGCGAGCGCATCGGTGACCGTCGTGGCCCAGACCGACCTCGAGGAGGCAGCCGTCTGGGCCGACACCTGGGCAGAGCTTCCCGGAGTGACGCGGGTCCGGGCGCCACGCATCGTCACCACGACGCCTGCCCAGCTCGCCGCGGTGGGTCGGGCCATCCCCGAGGGGTACGACCTCGAGGGCGCCCCCGTGGTGCGGATCGACATCTTCACCGAAGGCGGCCTGACCGACGACGCAGCCCGCGAGACCGTGCAGGCAGTGCGTGACTCCCACCCGCCGTTCACCACCTGGACGACCGGTCAGGCGGCGTCGTTGACCGACTTCGTCGCAGCGGTCGCCGAGCGGGCGCCGTGGGCGGTGGCCTGGATCGTGCTGGCGACGTTCGTGTTGCTGTTCCTCATGACGGGTTCGCTGGTGATCCCGGTGAAGGCGCTGCTGCTCAACGTCGTCTCGTTGGGCGCGAGCCTGGGCGTGCTGGTGTGGATCTTCCAGGAAGGGCATCTGGAGGGGCTGCTGCGGTTCGAGTCGGTGGGGGCGATCGAGTCGGTGATCCCGTTGATGGTGCTGGCCTTCGGGTTCGGGCTCTCGATGGACTACGAGGTCTTCCTGCTGGCCCGGATCCTGGAGTTGCACGAGCAGGGGTACGACGACGACACCGCGGTTCGGCTGGGGCTGCAGCGATCGGGCCGAATCATCACCTCGGCCGGACTGATCATGGTGATCGTCTTCGCCGGGTTCGCAGCCGGGGAGATGCTGGTCATCAAACAGACCGGGATCGCGCTCTCGGTGGCCGTGCTGCTCGACGCGACGCTGGTGCGGATGGTGATCGTGCCGGCCACGATGACGATGCTGGGTCGGTGGAACTGGTGGGCGCCGGGCTGGTTGCGACGGGTGCACGCCCGGTTCGGGATCCGCGAAGGCGATCATGCCGGGCCGCCACAGATGACAGTCGCACGGGAGAACGCCGCCCATCCGTGACATTGCGCTGACCTCCTCCCCACTATGGTGGTGCCACGCTCGCGCAAAGACGCGCGGCCCTGCACTTCCCGGAGGCTCATCCATGCAACTCGTCCGTCGTACCGCCAGCGCCCTCACCGTCCTCGCCCTCGGATTCGGGCTGACGGCATGTGCCGACGACGACAACCGTTCACCCGAGGCCCTCGAAGGCAACTGGGTCCTGGTTGAGTTCGACGAGGCAGACCTCCCGGCTGCCCCCGGCGTGACCACGACGATCACCCTCGAGGGCGGCAAGATGACCGGCAACGGCGGCGTCAACACCCTCAACGGGACCTATGACGCCCCGGAGGACGGCAAGGTCTCCTTCAGCCCTGTGGCCAGCACGAAGATGGCTGGCGAGCCTGCCGCCCAGGCGCAGGAGGAGCGGTTCCTGAGCGAGCTCGCCAAGGTCGTGAACTTCGAGATCGACGACGAGGACGGCGAGCTCGAGCTCAAGGACGACAAGGACAACACGCTGGTGGTGCTCACCCAGCAGTGAGTCGGGGCGTCCTACGTCAGGACGTTCCGGCGGTGACGGACCGCCGTGACGCCCCCGGCCCCCAGGAGCCCGAGCGAGGAGACACCGACGATGCCGGCTGCGGTCGTGCGAGCGCGACGGTCTTCCGCGCAGGTGGCTGCGGCGGCAGCCTGGGCCTGCTGCTCGGCGGCCCGCTCCCGGGCGATGCGGGCCTGTTCCTCAGCGGCTGCTTGTTCCTGAGCCGCGACGGCTGCGTCACGTGACTCCTTGGCCCTGGCCCGGGCTGCCTGTGCCTTGCTCAGTCTCTTCTCCGCACGGGCCACCTTCTTCGTCGCTGCTGTCTGCTGGGCCTTGGCGCTGGCGACGGCGGTCTTTCCCGCAGCGGTGATCTGCGCGCTCGCTGCCTTGGCCCGATCGTTGGCCGTCTGGGCGGCGACCACCGCACGGTTGGCCTCGACGAGGGCGGCGTCGGCCTGACGCTTGGGTTCCTGGGCCTGTTCGTAGGCGACGCGTGCCTTGTCTACCTCGTCGTCCCAGTAGGTGTCGGTGGGGTCGAGGCCGGCGTACTTGTCGCGTTCCTTCTCCGCGGCCCGGAGCATGCCGAGTTCCCATTCCCCGGCGTCGGCCACGTTCTGCACCTGCTCGGCGGCGGCGCTCTGGGCGGCGCGGGCGGAGGTCAGTGCTGACGCGGTACGTGTCACCTCGGCCTCGGCCGCAGCCAGGGCTGTCTTGTCGACCCCGGCCTTCGTGACCACCGCGCTGGCGGCGGTCAGTGCGGAGCGGGCGGAGGCCAGTGCCTTCTCCCGAGCCGCGACCTTGGCATCGGCCTTGGCGAGTGCTGCGTCGGCTTCGGCGAGCTGGGCGGCGAGGTCCGCGTCGGTCGGGGGCGAGGGCACCGTCTCCGCCACGGGCGACGGCGGCTGTGCTTGGCTCGACGACGCCTCCTGGGCGCCCATCCTCGTCACGGGCGGCGCGCAGTTGTCGGCACTCGCAACGGGCACGGTGAGCAGACCGACGGTTCCGGCACCGGCCACGGCCCCCAGCGCGAGCAGGACCACGGCGGTGGCCGGGACCCGACGACGCGGCTTCTCCTGCTGCGCGGACGGGGCGCTCGGCCCCCAGATCGCGTCAGCCGAGGGAGTCCCTCGCGGCGGGGTGGAGGTCGGGCCGGGGGCCGGACCCGAACCAGTGGCCGCGAACGGCCCAGCGGTGGGAAGCGGCGGCGGGACGGGCGGAGCCAGCGAGGAGCTCCACACGACGGGAGGCGGCTCGTACGGATCTGACGACTCCCCGGAGGGGAATGCGGGGCGCCCCGGGGGCGGCGAACTGAACTCGCCGAACGACGGCTGGACCCACGGGCCGGCGTCGAGGTCGGCGGGGGCGCTGGGAGTCGAGGCAGCGTCGTCGGGTTCCGGGAACGAGAACGGATCGACCGGCGGCGGTGACGACGTCTCCGGAGGGCCATCTGCGCGCGTCTGGTCTGCGTCCGAGGAAGGACTCCAGATGGGGTCGGACACGTCAGCGGAACTCGCGTGGTCGGGCACGGCGGGAGTGTGCTCGGGCCACCAGAAGTCCTCCGGCCGTTCCCCCGACGTGGCCGGCCCCTCAGCAATGCCCATGAACGGGACGAGGCGCAGCGGGACTCCATGCGGCAGGTCGCCGTCCCAGACGTCGTCGGATCCGTTCGGGTCGGGTTCGGAGGCGGCTCCGGGGCCGTGGGCGGGGAGTTCGACGGTGGCGGGTTCCCACTCGGGGTGGTCGAACTCGGTGAAGTACTCCGCCGCGTCCTCTTCGACGGGAGCGACGAACGGAGTCTGACTGTCCAGCAGCGAGTCCAGCGAGACCACGCGGTCCTTCGCGGTCGCGCCGCACTCGACACAGAACGCCTGGAGTGCTTCCAGCTCACTTCCGCAGGACGCACACGACTCCATCAGACTCCCCCTCCGACGTCCCCGCACGCGGTGGGATGCCCCAGGCGTCTCACCCAAGCGCGTGGGCAGATGTGCCCATCAGTGTGCAGGAGGAGAGGGGCGAACAACACCCCCAGAGATAGGCATTTCCTTACGCACCCGAGCGTGACATGGGGCAGATCTCCGTGACGAAGTGGAACCCCCTGGGGGGTTATGGTTTCCTGATGCAACAACCCCCCAGGGGGTTCCACGTCGTCGACACGAGAGAGCACCGATGTCCCTCAGCACTACCGATCCCGACGCCGGACGGACCCACGGCCCGCTGGGCCGTCTGGGCGTCTTCGTCACCGAACACCGCCGACTCGTCGCCCTGCTGTGGGTGGCCGTCGTCGTCGCCCTGGGCGTCTTCGCGCCACAGGTCGAGAAGAACCTGTCCGGCGCCGGCTGGCAGGCCGACGGCTCCGAGTCCGTCGCAGCCCGCGAACTGGCCCGGGAACACTTCGACGGCAACACCTCCTCCGCAATCCAGGTGGTGGTCCACTCCGTCGCCGCCCCGCTCACCTCCGGCGACGGTCCCCGCGTCCTTGCCGACGTGAAGGCACTCCTG
Protein-coding regions in this window:
- the pdxY gene encoding pyridoxal kinase PdxY — protein: MKILSIQSHVSYGHVGNSAAVFPLQRRGHEVWPVLTVNYSNHTGYGDWGGPIIAPEDVRSVIDGIDARGGLAQVDAILSGYQGGAGIADVIIDTVARVKALNPDAIYACDPVMGNAKSGCFVHPDVPVMIRERVIPVADVITPNQFELGYLTGTEPLTLSDTLASVDKAIAMGPRVVLVTSVERPDRPEGTIEMLAATADEAWIVQTPHLPFKANGSGDVTAALFTAHLHETGSIKQALEATTSSVWDLLKNTIDSGDRELQLVQSQDVFATPRMQFTAERVR
- a CDS encoding META domain-containing protein is translated as MQLVRRTASALTVLALGFGLTACADDDNRSPEALEGNWVLVEFDEADLPAAPGVTTTITLEGGKMTGNGGVNTLNGTYDAPEDGKVSFSPVASTKMAGEPAAQAQEERFLSELAKVVNFEIDDEDGELELKDDKDNTLVVLTQQ
- a CDS encoding uracil-DNA glycosylase — its product is MSRLVDQIAPDWHEALVRVRPDLDELLAGLEAFVDGEISSGRGVLPARDHLLRAFAQPLAQVRVLLIGQDPYPTPGHAVGLSFSTAPDVRPLPRSLVNVFTEREADLGVPPSVHGDLSAWADQGVLLLNRVLSVGPGEAGSHRRRGWESLTDAAVDVLARRHAVGEGPCVALLWGRDAQAVAPRLGAVPRVESAHPSPLSARRGFFGSRPFSQVNALLAEQGADPVHW
- a CDS encoding MMPL family transporter produces the protein MSTPASRLHRLGRHVAHHRRGWVAAWAAVVVLSFLGSTGVVGTSLFDRLETGDVVAPGEAIDARTLLQDLDTATVPVLLRVDGADVDSPALAAAVAEVAATVGEVDGVKSVVSPMTTPGWPTSEVSQLLLAEDRSAFLISVDAGNAAGSDTQKRAAQALQEAGERLLAPLADDVAVGGTGLLVDEVIDQMKHDLVVGEGLALPLSLLLMLVVFGGFVAAGLPIVGAISVIGCSLALLLGFSHLMELDVTVVNIVTVLGLALCIDYGLLLVSRFREELHRIAPGTAPTDLTDAQIEDAVASAVGNAGRTVTFSAVIVGVSLSGLMIFDAPLVRAIGAAGLAVVAASLAVALTLVPALCAFGGRRLSRAGGTEKAPDDGVFSRLAAWVQRRPALTTVVSVGLLIVLALPALGLRITASGTELLPSDSAQRIFFEDLQDDFPALASASVTVVAQTDLEEAAVWADTWAELPGVTRVRAPRIVTTTPAQLAAVGRAIPEGYDLEGAPVVRIDIFTEGGLTDDAARETVQAVRDSHPPFTTWTTGQAASLTDFVAAVAERAPWAVAWIVLATFVLLFLMTGSLVIPVKALLLNVVSLGASLGVLVWIFQEGHLEGLLRFESVGAIESVIPLMVLAFGFGLSMDYEVFLLARILELHEQGYDDDTAVRLGLQRSGRIITSAGLIMVIVFAGFAAGEMLVIKQTGIALSVAVLLDATLVRMVIVPATMTMLGRWNWWAPGWLRRVHARFGIREGDHAGPPQMTVARENAAHP
- a CDS encoding dioxygenase, encoding MERMPALYIGHGAPPLLDDPVWSAELKQLAGSLPYRPKAILIVSAHWESAPVTLSASRAELVYDFGGFAPHYYQMRYDTPDASAFAQRIAQMMPDGETVHQHRTRGLDHGAWVPLKIMFPEADIPVLQMSLPTHDPASLVGLGARLRELRDEGVLVIGSGFLTHGLPFLKEFRIDAEAPGWSKDFDAWAAEAISKGDVDELAAYRSKAPGMPYAHPTVEHYTPLFVALGAGTSVDAPAEQIIDGFWMGLSKRSLKIA
- a CDS encoding FMN-binding glutamate synthase family protein, whose product is MGRRLKRMAGISVAAVGGVAAYDLVQKQHAILRNFPVVGHFRYLLEKVGPELRQYIVTSNDEERPFSRDHRSWIYASSKGENNYFGFGTDNDVERNVGYPIIKHRTFAGTGASTAPHAREGVPVPVAKVMGAARGRRHAFRPASVVNVSGMSFGALSGAAIRALNEGAALADCLHNTGEGALSPHHQRGGDLVFQIGTAYFGCRDEDGRFDLDRLVDVVTSNPVRAIEIKLSQGAKPGLGGMLPAAKVSPEIAATRGIPEGQDCASPSRHTAFGDIDEMLDFVERIADATGLPVGIKSAVGNLDFWDDLVDRMRSGERGVDFVNVDGGEGGTGAAPLVFADSVAYPFRVGFAEVYKRFAAAGLQDDVVFIGAGKLGLPENAVVAFALGVDMVNVGREAMLSIGCIQAQKCHTDHCPVGIATQDPRYTRGLDVEAKKQRLANYVVALRRDLIKVSEAVGVSHPSLITADDVDLLDAQRTATSLGEVYGYEPGWGGLPTELATEIDRLMTTRP
- a CDS encoding glycoside hydrolase family 16 protein translates to MSGLAQPTGRTARRPLITTVTTLTSSALVVALAVSVGPLQQASSTDPSLAVVPVAAAQATGYARVTEPTASFFPNQAGTITGVIGSPKVRPIDLQVLTRGKWVTRHTTKTTTKGTFTFKNVKFASTATVRVESKAVDFIGNTPVAEVKKSLTKAERNFNAAQAKVDAAKKRTQAARDALKKARKSGKKSKIKDATAKRDQRLATQKSLGKKRDAARKVFLQARGKSRIKPVTAKWSISPAVDILVEKQRMTIGAIPPLAQASRTPAAAPDPTGALVNVRVVPARAGRTVTLQTYTNGAWVNGPRQSTDSTGNVLFPTTAGLRHRAVVSAGMGGTAETSTEVTTKVHPVLFEDEFDGTSLDDAKWSFQHRPLGNGLRGCAITDGSSSKVSGGILSMGVSKDPRRTHETCWHTTPKGEKVALPYMRNTQIDSQDKFSFKYGFAAARIQAHSAQGMHSSFWSHPNQALTPGRNDLGVEIDVMEYFGDDFHQKGIGTYTHSAPLKGDVIKTGQVYGVTQQLLLPGSTSYSQQYSVYSMEWTPKEYVFRIDGREYLRSTTNLSHAPQFLALSNLTSNWELMDLKNYGDTAKVDWVRVFKP
- a CDS encoding class I SAM-dependent methyltransferase; translation: MSETTTPDFFERDAWEERYAGDGQTWSGKVNPQLAAEVSTLTPGTALDMGCGEGADVIWLATQGWQATGADFSAAGLARAARAAEGAGVAERCDWLETDARTFDASTLGTGPLGDGGRTWDLVTSHFLHPAAGGMSHVLPRLAAAVAPGGHLLVVGHAPIESFIAQMDEEKRAAMFFAADLVEFLPEGFEVVTLDQRPRTVVREGAEMQLEDSTLLARRTA